The following proteins are co-located in the Enoplosus armatus isolate fEnoArm2 chromosome 8, fEnoArm2.hap1, whole genome shotgun sequence genome:
- the LOC139288549 gene encoding calcium-independent phospholipase A2-gamma-like: MDPGSATSKRLKTVSLMDCLRHPTSAIPDLLGTYLKLGPLTQTGRPKPAMTSPNTILNKKLVLSRRQAEEMTRGLIGSLAQASSPEALTACVEALNEHLIRYPSCKALMWQEKTAVTLLRKRRTYRDNQVLQSTLRETLALIGYVDPVKGRGIRVLSIDGGGTRGVVPLQVLKLLEAETGKRIHQLFDYICGVSTGAVLAFMLGLAHFSLEECADMYRRFGSEVFRQNPLVGTVKMGWSHSYYNTETWETILREKLGNRVLVKTARDELSPKVSAVSAVVNWGTSPKAFVFRNYNHKPGSLSRYAGGSGCQMWQAVRASSAAPGYFQEFPLQSDIHQDGGIILNNPCALAVHESRLLWPNQPFQCVLSLGTGRYDNAKRGPATSTSLRAKISNLICSATDTEGVHTLLDDLLAPDVYFRFNPMLSAVVSLDESRPQALDQLQRDTQNYLERNRPKLARLCLVLGAERSAVSRTKDWMSERAWEMKQKWV, encoded by the exons ATGGACCCTGGATCTGCTACCTCTAAGAGACTGAAGACTGTATCCCTTATGGACTGCCTTCGCCACCCCACAAGTGCCATCCCTGACTTGCTTGGTACTTATCTAAAACTGGGCCCCTTGACCCAGACTGGTAGGCCCAAACCTGCCATGACTTCACCAAACACAATATTGAATAAAAAG CTCGTCTTGAGTCGGAGGCAGGCAGAGGAAATGACACGAGGATTGATTGGCAGTCTGGCACAGGCTTCATCTCCTGAAGCTCTGACTGCCTGTGTGGAGGCACTCAATGAACACCTTATCCGTTACCCATCATGCAAAGCTTTAATGTGGCAG GAGAAAACTGCAGTCACATTGTTGAGAAAGCGACGAACATACAGAGATAACCAGGTGCTTCAGAGCACCTTAAGAGAAACATTGGCTCTAATTGGCTACGTGGATCCAGTCAAAGGTCGAGGCATCAGAGTGCTCTCAATTGATGGTGGTGGCACAAG AGGTGTGGTGCCTTTGCAGGTGTTAAAGCTACTGGAAGCTGAGACAGGCAAGAGGATCCACCAGCTGTTTGACTACATCTGTGGAGTGAGCACAG GTGCCGTCCTCGCCTTCATGCTGGGTCTTGCCCATTTTTCTCTAGAGGAGTGTGCTGACATGTATCGGCGCTTTGGCTCTGAAGTGTTTCGGCAGAACCCGCTGGTTGGCACCGTGAAGATGGGCTGGAGTCACTCTTACTATAACACTGAGACCTGGGAGACAATACTACG AGAAAAGCTGGGAAATAGAGTGCTTGTTAAAACGGCCAGAGATGAGTTGAGTCCCAAG GTTTCAGCAGTCAGCGCAGTGGTAAACTGGGGTACCAGTCCAAAGGCCTTCGTCTTCCGCAACTACAACCACAAACCGGGCTCTCTCAGCCGCTACGCAGGAGGCTCAGGCTGCCAGATGTGGCAGGCCGTGCGAGCATCATCAGCTGCCCCAGGATACTTCCAGGAGTTCCCCTTACAGAGTGACATTCACCAG gaTGGGGGAATTATCCTGAACAATCCCTGTGCCTTGGCTGTCCACGAAAGCCGTCTATTGTGGCCCAACCAACCTTTCCAGTGTGTGCTGTCCCTTGGCACTGGTCGCTATGACAATGCCAAGAGGGGACCTGCCACCTCCACCAGCCTGCGGGCCAAAATCAGCAACCTAATCTGCAGTGCTACTGACACTGAAGGGGTCCACACCCTTTTGGACGATCTGCTGGCTCCAGACGTGTACTTCCGTTTCAACCCCATGTTGAGTGCTGTGGTGTCCCTGGACGAGAGCCGGCCTCAGGCCCTGGACCAGCTGCAGAGGGACACCCAGAACTACCTGGAGAGAAACCGGCCCAAACTGGCCAGGCTCTGTTTAGTCCTTGGGGCAGAGCGCTCAGCTGTTAGCAGAACTAAGGACTGGATGAGTGAGAGGGCCTGGGAGATGAAGCAGAAATGGGTGTGA
- the nfascb gene encoding neurofascin, whose product MGTLVEPALLLLLWQSVWALDIPLEVRQPPTIIKQSMKEHIVDPKDTMVIECEAKGNPHPIFSWRRNGKYYNVARDPQASMRRRSGTLDIYAWNNPEQYEAEYQCIASNEYGSAYSNKIRLRLYRAPVWPREILEPVVISAGLPLVLSCDPPPGPPKPETYWMSSCSYARPFNWPIQTAFPTMQPVRQDRRVSMGVNGDLYFSNVLFNDSAADFCCNARFPYKNVIQQKMPVVVKVLTTRTVAEAAPSWLSPTGSSSSILVLLGEELLLECIAAGVPTPHIKWTKDGEDLVVAPRMKVKNYNKMIQIPKASFNDAGEYVCSATNKIGYIEHTITVRVKAAPFWLEKPTNLVLAPEENGRLVCRSDGIPRPTISWFINGEPIEIATPQPNRQVSGDTLTLRSVTAENNAVYQCNASNQYGYLLANAFVNVLHATPRILGPRNELIKVTEDSRVFLDCRFFGSPVPDLRWSKYGQGNLEGNRFKTHSNGTLEIKHIRIEEQGTYLCVVSNIAGRDESQVRIEVKEPTLIVTRPQSMKVIRGSDVRFECGVKADVTTPVTTTWMKDKKTVSLGWRISLDESNLVITNVNRGDEGNYTCVIKSELDQKSASARLMVMDRPDPPTNLELSDPYERSVRLSWVPGDNNHNPITEYLVQYDDDDWLPGKWRNLSTYPGNLNSVILHLTPFTYYEFRVIAINEMGMSRPSRPSMRFQSSGAPPDVIPKNLKGVGTWRNNMAISWEPLTYREWNGPHLKYLVWWKRRDSREEWKNATTKWLKYYIYDADTFTPYEIKVQAVNDFGLGPESPVVIGYSGEDRPLTAPLNLRVSNIESTEVTIHWDPVTRNSIMGELKEYKVYYWRDSSQLRWLRVNRAMKSKAFTDDGPEPSGVLTGLIPYSNYKMYIVVANNRYEGPSSNNIHFSTPEGVPSVPRSFRIQQRHLDSIYVDWDLPAEPNGIITGYSLKYQTVNATRGEELRVEEFLPNVTSFSVRRYDRYTRYRFSVAARTEVGIGEWHTEESPHYTTEIYAQDQVDISTQGWFIGIMCAVALIVLILLIVCFIKRSRGGKYPVREKKDISLEPVDDKDQEGSFDYRSLERIARVSTLPYPRREEERGLQRGQPSMEAMMKQSDSDDSLVDYGEGGEIPFNEDGSFIGQYTGTRRDVRDLDFGGGLELHSPMNTIYSLA is encoded by the exons ATGGGGACACTGGTCGAaccagcgctgctgctgcttttatggCAGAGTGTTTGGGCTTTGGACATCCCGCTGGAAG TCAGGCAACCCCCAACCATCATAAAGCAGTCAATGAAGGAGCACATTGTTGACCCCAAAGACACCATGGTCATCGAATGTGAAGCCAAAGGAAACCCCCATCCCAT CTTCTCATGGAGGCGTAACGGGAAGTATTATAACGTGGCACGTGACCCTCAAGCATCGATGCGCAGGCGCTCGGGAACACTGGACATCTATGCCTGGAACAATCCAGAACAGTATGAGGCAGAGTATCAGTGCATTGCCTCCAATGAGTATGGATCTGCATACTCCAACAAGATCAGACTACGACTATACA gagcTCCAGTGTGGCCGAGGGAGATTCTGGAGCCTGTGGTGATCAGCGCTGGATTGCCTCTGGTCCTGTCCTGTGACCCTCCACCTGGCCCGCCCAAACCTGAAACCTACTGGATGTCCAGCT GCTCATATGCGAGACCTTTCAACTGGCCCATTCAGACTGCTTTCCCCACCATGCAGCCTGTGCGGCAGGACCGCAGGGTGTCCATGGGAGTAAACGGAGATCTGTACTTCTCTAACGTCCTGTTCAACGACTCTGCTGCTGATTTCTGCTGTAATGCCCGCTTCCCCTACAAGAATGTCATCCAGCAGAAGATGCCTGTCGTTGTTAAAGTGCTTACAA CTCGTACAGTGGCCGAGGCTGCCCCCTCCTGGCTGTCTCCCACAGGCTCATCCAGCTCCATACTGGTCCTGCTTGGGGAGGAACTGCTCCTGGAGTGTATTGCTGCAGGAGT GCCAACTCCTCATATTAAGTGGACCAAGGACGGTGAGGACCTGGTGGTGGCGCCACGCATGAAAGTAAAGAACTACAACAAGATGATTCAAATCCCAAAGGCATCTTTCAATGATGCGGGTGAATACGTCTGCTCTGCTACCAACAAGATCGGATACATTGAGCACACAATAACCGTCCGGGTGAAAG CGGCTCCATTCTGGTTGGAGAAGCCCACTAATTTGGTCTTGGCCCCTGAGGAAAATGGACGCTTGGTATGTCGTTCTGATGGGATTCCTCGTCCCACAATCAGCTGGTTCATCAACGGGGAACCAATTGAAA ttgctACACCACAGCCGAACAGACAAGTGTCAGGAGACACACTGACTTTACGCAGTGTGACTGCTGAAAACAATGCCGTCTACCAGTGCAATGCTTCCAATCAATATGGGTACTTATTGGCCAATGCTTTTGTCAACGTGCTAC ATGCAACACCGCGTATTCTCGGGCCCAGGAATGAACTCATCAAGGTGACAGAGGACAGTCGTGTCTTCTTAGACTGCCGCTTCTTTGGTTCTCCAGTGCCTGACCTGCGATG GTCCAAATATGGACAGGGGAATCTTGAAGGAAACCGTTTTAAGACCCACAGTAACGGGACTCTGGAGATAAAACACATACGGATAGAGGAACAGGGCACTTACCTGTGTGTAGTCAGCAACATCGCAGGAAGAGATGAGAGTCAAGTCCGGatagaggtcaaag AGCCCACTTTAATAGTCACAAGACCACAGAGTATGAAAGTCATCCGTGGAAGCGATGTGCGCTTTGAGTGTGGTGTAAAAGCAGATGTCACGACTCCTGTCACAACCACCtggatgaaagacaaaaagacggTCTCTCTTGGCTGGAG AATCTCTCTGGATGAATCAAATCTGGTCATCACTAACGTAAACAGAGGCGATGAGGGCAATTACACCTGTGTCATCAAGAGTGAATTGGACCAGAAGTCTGCCTCAGCACGCCTAATGGTGATGG ACCGTCCAGATCCTCCCACTAATTTGGAGTTGTCAGACCCATATGAACGTAGTGTAAGACTCAGTTGGGTCCCTGgagacaacaaccacaacccTATTACAG AGTACTTAGTGcagtatgatgatgatgactggtTGCCTGGAAAGTGGAGAAACCTATCAACGTACCCAGGGAACCTCAACTCTGTCATTCTGCATCTTACACCTTTCACCTACTACGAGTTCCGGGTCATCGCTATCAATGAAATGGGAATGAGTCGCCCTAGTCGTCCATCTATGCGCTTCCAGAGCAGCGGTGCAC CCCCAGATGTCATCCCAAAGAACCTAAAGGGTGTGGGTACATGGAGGAATAACATGGCGATCAGCTGGGAG CCTCTGACCTACAGAGAGTGGAACGGGCCCCACCTGAAGTATCTGGTGTGGTGGAAAAGGAGGGATTCAAGAGAGGAGTGGAAGAATGCAACCACTAAATGGCTGAAATACTACATCTACGATGCAGATACCTTCACTCCTTATGAGATCAAAGTCCAGGCTGTCAACGACTTTGGGCTGGGTCCAGAGTCTCCTGTTGTCATTGGTTACTCTGGGGAAGACC GTCCTTTAACTGCACCCCTCAATCTGAGGGTGTCCAACATCGAGAGCACTGAGGTGACTATACACTGGGACCCAGTGACACGCAACTCTATTATGGGAGAACTGAAAGAATACAAG GTCTACTACTGGAGGGACAGCAGCCAGCTGAGGTGGCTAAGGGTCAACAGAGCGATGAAGTCTAAAGCATTTACGGACGATGGTCCAGAGCCCTCTGGGGTCCTCACTGGGCTCATCCCCTATAGCAACTACAAGATGTATATAGTGGTGGCAAACAATCGTTATGAAGGGCCGTCCAGTAATAATATACACttctcaacacctgaaggaG tACCATCTGTTCCCAGATCCTTCAGGATCCAACAGCGACATCTGGACAGTATTTATGTTGACTGGGACCTGCCAGCAGAACCCAACGGTATCATTACTGGATATTCCCTCAAGTACCAGACAG TGAATGCCAccaggggagaggagctgcGAGTTGAGGAGTTCCTTCCAAACGTAACAAGTTTCTCAGTCCGGCGTTACGACCGCTACACTCGATACAGATTCTCTGTGGCGGCAAGAACTGAGGTCGGGATAGGGGAGTGGCATACAGAGGAGTCACCCCACTACACCACTGAAA tttaTGCTCAGGACCAGGTGGACATCTCCACTCAGGGCTGGTTCATCGGGATTATGTGTGCTGTGGCTCTCATCGTGCTCATCTTACTCATAGTCTGCTTCATCAAGAGGAGCCGAGGGGGGAAATACCCAG TACGggagaaaaaagacatttcactgGAGCCGGTGGATGACAAAGATCAGGAGGGATCATTTGACTACCG